A window of Picosynechococcus sp. PCC 7003 genomic DNA:
GCTCTGTAAATTACGTAAATCTTGAATGGCTTGGCGCGTCAGTTGTATTTGTCGCATTTCCATTGACCTCGATCAAACTCATAAAGTTCATAAAATTCATTTCACCCGAAAGACTCCCAAGTCAGTCGAGCATAGTTTGGTTTAGCTCCAATCCGGTTTATTTTCCCGAGCGCGACTAATCGCCATACCGTTATCAATGCCGACCACCAATGGTGTGACCACAGAACCAACAGCAAAGGCATTAGCAAAAGCTTCTTCTGGATCTTCACTGCCTGCGCCAATCACAAATCCCAATGTGCCTAAACAGGCAAAGGTAACCCAAAATGCTTTCCAGCGACGAGTGTAAACGTAAGCCCCCAGAGGAATAAATAGCGCCCATAAAACCACTACCCAAATCTTTTTCTGGGCTAACTTTTCTAGGGAAGTTTGAGGTTGAAGACTATTGCCAGAAAGAATATCTTGTCTGAGTTTAGAATATTCTTCGTCACTAATTAAGTTTTCGTCCCGTAGTATCTGTAGTTCTTGGAGTTGTTGGCGTTTATCATTCATGGCTAATTAAAAATAAAACTAAGAAAAAATGATTAAGTTCTAATCGACGAGCTATTGATCTTCTGGTATAGGGCGTTGTTTTTGTTCCGGTAAAGTATGTTCAGACCAAGCATTAACAGGGCAAATACTAAGTAATTTCGGTTAAGCTTTTGCTTGGATCTATCTGAAACTTACACTTTCCATTAAACCTTGTGATAGTCAATTCCCAATCTCGAAAACCCATGACCTTTTCAGTTATCAGCGCCGCATAGCATGTTCCTTGGGAAGCCAGGTCGTAGCGCCGATGCTGTCTAATCCAGAAACGCTGGCCTCGGTTAGATCCGCATTTTCCAGACTCAAGCCAGCACTTTTGATGCCTAATAAATTTGCTCCCCGTAAATCAGCCCAGGCACAGTTAGCACCACTCAGATCGGCTCCCTGGAGATTTGCATTGCGGAGGTCAGCATTGGCAAGGTTACTCCCTGTTAAATTCGCTCGTGCAGCATTAATGCCTGCGCAATAGGCATGGTTTAAATTACTTTCGTTCAACACAGCTTTTGCTAAGTTAACTCCTTCCAAGTTGGCATTATCAAAAACGCCATCGCTGAGCTTAGCACCACTTAAAGTCGCATAGGCTAAATCTGCTCGGGCCCACTGGATCCCTGCTAAATTTGACTGCTGCAACATGGTACGTTGCAAAATAGCATCCTGGAGATTTGCCCCCTGGAGATTTGCATTTTGTAGTTCTGCTGCGGATAGATCGCAACCAACCCCATTAAGCTGGGGGGCTTGAATTTCAGCAAGGTTACTGCTCCGTAGTGCGCTGTGGGCGATATTGGCTCCGTCCAACTGGGCCTGGGTTAGGACTGCACCATTCAAGATACTTTCGCTGAGATTGGCCCCACGCAAATCAGCTTGATGAGCATTGAGTCCCTCTTCTTGAATTTCCTTGAGATTAGCAGCTTGGGCTTTAGCCCGCACTAGGGTGGCTCCAGTGAGTTGCGCTTGATTAAGGAGGGCATTGGTCAGATTTGCTTTACTCAAGTTGGCGTCTTTGAGATTGCAGTTGGAAAGGTTCGCACCTTCGAGATTCGCATAACGCAAGATCGCATTTTCGAGACTTGCTCCGGCTAGGTTCATATTCTGGAGAAAAGCACCGGTTAATTCTGCACCAGCTAGGTTAATGCCGGAAGCAGATAGATTAGATAGGCGAAAATCTGCTTGGTAAAACACAAATCCCTGGAGAGAATATTGGCTGAAGTCTACTCCTACAAATACCACTCGACTGAAGTCACGACGATCGCTTTGGATTGCTTGTTGAAACTGAGCATCATTGAGACGCTCCTTGGAAAAAGTAGGGCGAAAAGGAGCCGTATGATGCCAAAAAATGAGGGTGTCAAGGTTTTGAATAATGCTACGAATCATAGATTTCATGGGTTTTTACTGCCTCTTCAGGTAGATATTCTGGAGTCAAAACTTCAGGGGACAAATCTGCCTCAGGTACCTGCGCCCAGAGTGTTTGCAGTAGTCGATTTGCCAGAGAATAGTAGAGACTAGGTAGTTGATCGAGATAACGATAAATTCGTTCTAGGGCGATCGCCGGCCGGAGAGCTGTTTTAAATTCCGCAGTCAAGGTAGTTAGGGTAGCCCGCTGGGCAAGATAATTGGCACAGTAGTTTAATCCCCGCTGATAGTAACAATGAGTAATGCTGTCCCGACGATCTGTTGCCACAAGAAATTTTTGATATTTGTAGGTTAAATTCAGCAGCGGCATAATAATTTGATGAATTTGGTCAATGTGATTTTGAACCTCTGCTGGAGTGCTAGAGAATTGCACTACTGGGGTTCCTATGGTGGGGGTCAAGGCTTGGGATAGATCTTGGCAATGCCGCTTGAGTTGTATTCCTAAAGACATCAGCTCTTCTTCATAGGCCGCAACCATCACCGAATCGACAGCCCCAGGGACAGCATCATCGCTATGTGTATCTAAGCTTTGTAGCTCAAACTCTTCTGGGACTTGCTGGTCTTGTTTTTGGGATTGAAGTTCTTCTAGTTCAGCTAATTTTTGCTGGAGATGTTTTTGCTGTTCCAGCGCTTCAAGTTCCTCTTGGGCTTGCTGTTCTCGTTTTTGGCGATCGCGGGCCTCAAGTTCCTCTTGAGCTTGTTGTTCAAGCGCTTGAATCAATTCCATCACTTCCCAGGAATGATAGACTTCACCAGTGGCTTCAATGTGATCGAGGGTCGCAAGGTCTGGCCCATACCAAGATTGAGTCAGATAGTTATTGATCATGGATGTCCTCCTCAGCTCCTTGAGCCTGGTAATAACGCTGGCGAAGGATATGCACGGCTTTTTGGACTAAAGCCTTTTTCTTAGGGTCAAAGCTATCCTGGACAGCGGGGCTCCGGGCAAAACTATAGGTCAACAGGCAGGCCGTAGCACTCAAAACAACGGAAATTCCCGCCATCAACATCGGAAAAGCCAGTTGTTCAAAACGACCCATTTTGAAATCGTTGATAAATAATTGAGTGGCGATCGCCACTCCGTCAGTGGGAGATTTCAGGTTGTGATCAGGCTGAAACTTGCTTTCAAAGTGTCGGGGCATTTCTGCCTGGAGAAACTGCACATCATCCCCGTATTCAATGCGTCGGCTTAGGGCTTCATCTAATGTGGTACTGGCGGCCTCATAAGCAGCCACATTTTCTGTTTCAAGGCGTTCAAGCTTTTGGGTCAGGGGCAAATTAGGGGTTTTTACCGTCGTCCAATCAGTATTTCGTTCTTCATAGGAGCCATAAAGGCTGAGCTGGAGCCGTTGCCATTCAGGATTATTCCGGGAAGCAACTTCCCCTTCCTTCGCGACAATTTGCTGCAGGAGTGCTTTAGATTCATTAATCTCAGCCTTAAGTTCATCCAGTTCAGCAGGTTGCTTGAGAACGTCTAATCGTTCCCGTTGTTCGTGAATGACCGCTTCAGCTAATGTTTGCCTCACAGCAGGTTGATTCGTGAACATCACAATACCCGGCCCCGTAAACACGGTCAAAAGAGCATTAATCATCAAAAATCCTCCTAGACCATGCCACGCATGCACCCGATAACCAGGGGCATGTCTCGCGGCGATCGCTCCACAGTGATTGGATGCTGCATTAATTCCTCCCAAGACAACCATGGCTGCTACTGGGGATAAAAAAAGCCCAAAACCTCCCAGGGCAAGAAAAATAAATGGCGCAATGCCAAGGGTATTCACAAAACTAGAAATCGTGATAAGGCTTGCATTTAAGTGGGCTCGTTGCTGCAAATCCTGAGTCACAATTGCTGTGCCATGGAGATCTTTTGCATCACAAATCAAGGCACATTTAAGGAGAAAAAAAACTTTATCAGCAATCTGCTGCTGTGAGAGGATAGATTTATGAGTCACAGGATTAGGAAACTCAAGTTTCGCTGGATAATATTCAGGAAGTGGTGGAATTGGTGTTTGCATGACTAAAAAAATAATTAAGGATTACTTGAAACGTAAAGTCAGAAAAAATCAATGATATATTAAGTGAAAATATGCTCTAAATAATCACTTTCCTAAAGGTGATGGATATGCGGCGCTCGCGCATGATCTTCTGATTTTTCCACTGGTCACTTTTACGGGGTGGAATGCCATGTTTCCAGAGATATCGAGATTCTCCTTGTAATATGACTAAACTTCTAGGTTTGAGTAATTTTGATTGCCGCTCACTATTAACAATACAGTCAAAATTCATCACGCAGGGTGAGTTTAAACTCAGAGAGATAATCGTATCTGTAAAACAGGGCTTACAGTCAACATGAGATGTAATTCCTTGACCAGGGAGATATTCATTCACAATTGCCTGATCTGGAAGCTCAGAGATTAAGTTTAAAGAAACCATTTGCTCAATGATGGGAAATAACCAATCAGGTAGAATGCCCAGGTACATCGAATAATCAATTTTCTTAGTTCTATAATCATATTTATATCCATAGTGCTGGACGCGACGCTTTAAATCCATCAACCATCTTTGTCGATCGATTAGGTTTAAAAGTTCTTGTTCTGTCTGTTTATCAATAAATTCTTCGATATATTGTAATCCTGGTATTTGAGGCTCGTTGATTGTGACCGATGCAAACAACTCTAATTGCTGATTATTAAAGTTAGAATTCATATTGTTATCCCCCATTTTAAATTTGTTAGATTTAGTAATTTCTTAGGATTTCGTAGTATAGATTTATCGCTCGTTTTGGCACATCTACTTTATTTATTTTGAAAAATTGATATTCATAGTAAGGTACCAAAATCTGGTTTGTGGTACTTTCCAGATTAAAAGCTAACTCTTCTTTGAAGAGAATCCATTTTTTATTTAAGTAATCTCCTGGGGGATTTTGAAAGAAAAAAACAATCTTTCTTTCTCCGAAATATTTCAGTATTCCATTAATGGTATGGGCTAACTGCTTGTGGTCTAAGGTCTCACTCGCAAATAGGTAGGAAAAGTTGAGGATGATGGTGGATTTTGGGCCGTCCTTTTCCAGGTGATTGATCATTTCAATGAGCTCTTCTGCATGATGGCACTTTTGCTGGAACTGAAAATTAGAGGCAGTGGTAAAGAGTTCTCGGCGATCGCTAAAGACTGCTGCCATTTCTAGCATGGCGGCTGAGTGGTCGATGCCGATGTAGTTGATGGTGGCTTTTTTCTGATGGAGCTCCTGGATATGAGTAGCTAAGGCCAGACCAGAGGTCATGGGGCCACAACCAAAGTCAATCATTGTTACCCCGTCGGTATGTAAAGGGTAGTCAACGGTTGATTTTGCCATGCTGAATAGCTTAAACAGGTAGCGGCTACTGGCTAGGTGCATCTGCATATAGTGGCGACAATATAGGATGACCGTCTGTAATGGACTCAACCCTGCTTCTCCAGCCATAAAGTCTGCTTTACCCTGACGTAGGATCAGTTTACGCTGAGCATAATCACCTCTACACATCACTGTTTTTTGCCACACGTCACAGGTGCTTTGTTGCTCGTATTGCTTCGCAATGGTCGCGTCAATTACCGTCTTCATTGCCTGATTCAGTTTCATCTTTCCGTCTCCCTTCCATCGACTGTTTGCAGTTTAGGGGCGGAAAAATGGGATGTCAGGTAGTTTGATGCGAATGACGAATTTATGCTGTTATGTCATAGGTTTTGACGATTCCTTCTCCGTGCTTTTTAACGATCTCGACTAATTCTCGGGGATTTACGACCTTCACTTGCTCGCCAAAGCCCACAATCCAACGCAGTAGGTTGATGTCATTCAAGGCCCACTTGGGTAAGGTCACCTGAAAACGGTGGGGATGTGTTTGATCGGATGATGGTGGCAAGGTATAGGGTGCTTGCTTTCTGTGAGCTGGGGAACCACTGATCCGGGTAGACATCTTCATCTGACTCTTTGGAAAACGCTGGTTCCCTTCGCTGATAAAACGGAAGATTGGCTCTGTGCACAGCAGTTCAACTTTAATTTCAACGGTTTTCTTGCTGCCTTTTTCTTTGCTCAGGTACTTTTTCTGATCATCAACTTTATTCCCAATAAAAATGCTGCCACTACTCTGGATGAGCTGTGTTAGTTTTTTCAGGGCTAAGTCTCGTTCTCCTTTAGGACGTTGTTGGGGCAGTTCTCGCACTAGTCGCAGGCGATCAATGCGCTCAAAAGACAGAAGACCGGCTTGTTCTCCTTCGAGGATTTCAAATCCTAAATACCAAGCAATGTCATAGAAGACGATTTGGATGGGATAGGCCATAAATACACCTTCTGGGTTTGGGGTATTTGCAAAGCGTCCGCTATTGAGCATTCGGCTTAGTTCCAGGGCTCTGCCTGTACTAATGGCTCGTTCTACGTCTTGGATTCTTGCAGGGAGGGCTGTGGTGGATAGTTGGCTTAAGTCCACGATGTTACGGTTATGGATTGCTAGCACTGGGTAGGGACTTCGGGGTGACTGCCCCAAGTTGCCTAGGCGTTCTTGAAATCGTTGATAAAGTTCTAGGGCGAGGGGATCTTCTAGGTTTTGTACTTGGGATTGGAGCAACTGGTAGACCTGTAATAGGTCATTCTCTGATAGGATTCCTGTGCCAATGCAATAGCCTTTTTTCATCGGTCGGTTGGGTAAGATGCCATAGGGTTTAAGGATCTTTTCGATATCTTTGCGGATACTGTTGGAAGACCCGAATTGAACTATGTTTTGACTCTCCATTGCTTCGATTAGGGTTCCTAGGCTACCCAATGTCGAATCGTAGAGAAAGGGGTTTTTGACGATGAAGCGAATGGTATTAATGAGACGGGTGAAGGGTTCACGGTCTGAGTAGGGATGGGTAGGCTCGTTGTCTGCTAGTTCAATGGTTTCTAGTTGTAAGTCACCGTGAATTTCAGCCTGACCAATGATGTGATTATTGGTCAACCACTCTAGATCTTTTTGGATCGCTTTAGGGTCTGCATAAATTGGGTGTTGGGTCTGACTAAGGACGGCGGCGATCTCTGCGGTGGATTGGGTAAAGGCTTGGGTTTCTCCTAGGATTTTGGTTAATAGTTCTGGGTCAGTCTGCTGAAGGTTACCGAGGCCAGGATATTGAATGAGTAGGCTAATCAGGTACATTAACCGCTCAAAATCTAGTAAGCGGGAATATTGATGGTATTCAATTTTTCGGTGCTTGGTGCGATTACGACGATTGATTTGGGTTTTGCTGAGTTGGCCTAATTTTTTATCAAAAACGCTCAGATCTAATGCTCCGTCTTTGTAGGGCACATCGTAGACGGCGGTAAATCCTTCTGCAGCAATGGGTGGGAATTGTTTGAGGGCTTGGTAATATTCTTCGATCACTTCCTCTGGGACTTGTCGGGAACGCTCACTATTCCAAGTTTTACAGACTGCTAAAGGAGTCTTCAGATGCCAACCCACAATCTCTATATTTGGGTCTATGGATTCTCTAAGTTTTTGGATCAAGGAAATTCGCCACGCTCGTTTGGCATTGGTGGCATCATAAATAATATTCTGTTTTTGTTTTAATCCTTCTGTGATTTGATTAAATATTTCTTTTTCAATTAAATTCCAATCTCCTTGGGTATTTTCGTTGCCGAATAGTTGATTTCGTAGATTGTCTGTAGATATTAAATTATAGTTTTTGTTTTTAGAAATACAATATCCACCAATGCAAGTTTTTCCTGATGCCGGTGCCCCTATTAAAATAAACACGATGTAAGCCTAAAAAAAATGTAAGTCTTAGATTATAAAAACTTTAGATATCATTTAACTTTTTTAATCATTTCAAGACCCCATAGGTGTAAGGATTCAAGTAATGTTGATTCTTTTTTTTGTTCTCTATCTTTCAAAATCCAGCTTAAGACTTCAATACATTGATTATATACAGAAGCTTGATTGGCTTTATTTCGATCCAAATCAATAATTTGTGCATAGCTATTGATTACAATCGGCATATTTTGATGGACTAAATCATTTCTTGACTTCCTAATTTCATGGAGGATATTAATCTTGTACCTTGATTCATTGTTATTTGGTAATGTTTTCTCTAGAGCATCAATTAATTGTTTTAAGTTGGGATCATACATTCTCTGTTGAGAATTCCAATCGTTTGGCACTTCAATATAACGCTCAATCCAGTTGTCTTGTTGAGCTCGAAGAAATAACAGTTGCTCGATGAGCTGAGCAAAGCTAAAGAAAGCTGATGTTAGATAGTTAAGCCGTAAATCAATCTTGATAAGAAAAGTATTTTCCCATAGTTTTTTAAACAGATCTTGGTTAATTTCTTGTCTCTTTTTTTTCCAGATATCACATTTAACGCTACCAGCG
This region includes:
- a CDS encoding SHOCT domain-containing protein, coding for MNDKRQQLQELQILRDENLISDEEYSKLRQDILSGNSLQPQTSLEKLAQKKIWVVVLWALFIPLGAYVYTRRWKAFWVTFACLGTLGFVIGAGSEDPEEAFANAFAVGSVVTPLVVGIDNGMAISRARENKPDWS
- a CDS encoding class I SAM-dependent methyltransferase — encoded protein: MKLNQAMKTVIDATIAKQYEQQSTCDVWQKTVMCRGDYAQRKLILRQGKADFMAGEAGLSPLQTVILYCRHYMQMHLASSRYLFKLFSMAKSTVDYPLHTDGVTMIDFGCGPMTSGLALATHIQELHQKKATINYIGIDHSAAMLEMAAVFSDRRELFTTASNFQFQQKCHHAEELIEMINHLEKDGPKSTIILNFSYLFASETLDHKQLAHTINGILKYFGERKIVFFFQNPPGDYLNKKWILFKEELAFNLESTTNQILVPYYEYQFFKINKVDVPKRAINLYYEILRNY
- a CDS encoding pentapeptide repeat-containing protein — its product is MKSMIRSIIQNLDTLIFWHHTAPFRPTFSKERLNDAQFQQAIQSDRRDFSRVVFVGVDFSQYSLQGFVFYQADFRLSNLSASGINLAGAELTGAFLQNMNLAGASLENAILRYANLEGANLSNCNLKDANLSKANLTNALLNQAQLTGATLVRAKAQAANLKEIQEEGLNAHQADLRGANLSESILNGAVLTQAQLDGANIAHSALRSSNLAEIQAPQLNGVGCDLSAAELQNANLQGANLQDAILQRTMLQQSNLAGIQWARADLAYATLSGAKLSDGVFDNANLEGVNLAKAVLNESNLNHAYCAGINAARANLTGSNLANADLRNANLQGADLSGANCAWADLRGANLLGIKSAGLSLENADLTEASVSGLDSIGATTWLPKEHAMRR
- a CDS encoding alpha-ketoglutarate-dependent dioxygenase AlkB — translated: MNSNFNNQQLELFASVTINEPQIPGLQYIEEFIDKQTEQELLNLIDRQRWLMDLKRRVQHYGYKYDYRTKKIDYSMYLGILPDWLFPIIEQMVSLNLISELPDQAIVNEYLPGQGITSHVDCKPCFTDTIISLSLNSPCVMNFDCIVNSERQSKLLKPRSLVILQGESRYLWKHGIPPRKSDQWKNQKIMRERRISITFRKVII
- a CDS encoding WYL domain-containing protein, yielding MFILIGAPASGKTCIGGYCISKNKNYNLISTDNLRNQLFGNENTQGDWNLIEKEIFNQITEGLKQKQNIIYDATNAKRAWRISLIQKLRESIDPNIEIVGWHLKTPLAVCKTWNSERSRQVPEEVIEEYYQALKQFPPIAAEGFTAVYDVPYKDGALDLSVFDKKLGQLSKTQINRRNRTKHRKIEYHQYSRLLDFERLMYLISLLIQYPGLGNLQQTDPELLTKILGETQAFTQSTAEIAAVLSQTQHPIYADPKAIQKDLEWLTNNHIIGQAEIHGDLQLETIELADNEPTHPYSDREPFTRLINTIRFIVKNPFLYDSTLGSLGTLIEAMESQNIVQFGSSNSIRKDIEKILKPYGILPNRPMKKGYCIGTGILSENDLLQVYQLLQSQVQNLEDPLALELYQRFQERLGNLGQSPRSPYPVLAIHNRNIVDLSQLSTTALPARIQDVERAISTGRALELSRMLNSGRFANTPNPEGVFMAYPIQIVFYDIAWYLGFEILEGEQAGLLSFERIDRLRLVRELPQQRPKGERDLALKKLTQLIQSSGSIFIGNKVDDQKKYLSKEKGSKKTVEIKVELLCTEPIFRFISEGNQRFPKSQMKMSTRISGSPAHRKQAPYTLPPSSDQTHPHRFQVTLPKWALNDINLLRWIVGFGEQVKVVNPRELVEIVKKHGEGIVKTYDITA